Proteins encoded in a region of the Hippopotamus amphibius kiboko isolate mHipAmp2 chromosome 11, mHipAmp2.hap2, whole genome shotgun sequence genome:
- the POLR1H gene encoding DNA-directed RNA polymerase I subunit RPA12 → MDLAGTCSSFQSDLDFCPDCGSVLPLPGAQDTVACTRCGFSINVRDFEGKVVKTSVVFHKLGTAVPVSMEEGPEFQGPVVDRRCSRCGHEGMAYHTRQMRSADEGQTVFYTCTNCKFQEKEDS, encoded by the exons ATGGATCTCGCCGGCACCTGCTCCAGCTTTCAGTCGGACCTGGATTTCTGCCCGGATTGCGGCTCAGTCCTGCCTCTGCCCGGGGCTCAGGATACGGTCGCCTGTACTCGCTGTGGCTTCTCCATCAACGTGCGAG ACTTTGAGGGGAAGGTTGTGAAGACCTCAGTTGTATTCCACAAACTGGGGACAGCCGTGCCTGTGTCGATGGAGGAAGGACCCGAGTTCCAGGGACCCGTG GTTGACAGGCGCTGCTCTCGATGTGGGCACGAGGGAATGGCTTACCACACCAGACAGATGCGCTCAGCCGATGAGGGGCAGACTGTCTTCTACACCTGTACCAACTGCAA